One window of the Pan troglodytes isolate AG18354 chromosome 12, NHGRI_mPanTro3-v2.0_pri, whole genome shotgun sequence genome contains the following:
- the FHL2 gene encoding four and a half LIM domains protein 2 isoform X2 has protein sequence MTRRGFSRAGAAQRSTRPAAEPQPPAARALQPCPGVPGPLRHGEYLQPPAPRREAEGLSHQGSEEGAESGARPRERGAEPEVGRLWLRTVSSWRLGWHFDFGVAEKPGVKMTERFDCHHCNESLFGKKYVLREESPYCVVCFETLFANTCEECGKPIGCDCKDLSYKDRHWHEACFHCSQCRNSLVDKPFAAKEDQLLCTDCYSNEYSSKCQECKKTIMPGTRKMEYKGSSWHETCFICHRCQQPIGTKSFIPKDNQNFCVPCYEKQHAMQCVQCKKPITTGGVTYREQPWHKECFVCTACRKQLSGQRFTARDDFAYCLNCFCDLYAKKCAGCTNPISGLGGTKYISFEERQWHNDCFNCKKCSLSLVGRGFLTERDDILCPDCGKDI, from the exons ATGACACGGCGGGGGTTCTCGAGGGCGGGAGCTGCGCAGCGCTCCACTCGGCCGGCAGCGGAGCCGCAGCCACCAGCCGCCCGCGCCCTCCAGCCCTGTCCGGGAGTCCCCGGCCCGCTGCGGCACGGTGAGTACCTCCAACCCCCTGCGCCCCGGAGGGAGGCCGAGGGGCTTAGCCACCAGGGCTCGGAAGAGGGGGCCGAATCCGGTGCGAGACCCAGGGAGAGGGGAGCAGAGCCGGAGGTGGGGAGACTG TGGCTGAGAACTGTGTCTTCCTGGAGACTAGGCTGGCATTTTGACTTTGGG gTTGCTGAAAAGCCAGGAGTCAAAATGACTGAGCGCTTTGACTGCCACCACTGCAACGAATCTCTCTTTGGCAAGAAGTACGTCCTGCGGGAGGAGAGCCCCTACTGCGTGGTGTGCTTTGAGACCCTGTTCGCCAACACCTGCGAGGAGTGTGGGAAGCCCATCGGCTGTGACTGCAAG GACTTGTCTTACAAGGACCGACACTGGCATGAAGCCTGTTTCCACTGCTCGCAGTGCAGAAACTCACTGGTGGACAAGCCCTTTGCTGCCAAGGAGGACCAGCTGCTCTGTACAGACTGCTATTCCAACGAGTACTCATCCAAGTGCCAGGAATGCAAGAAGACCATCATGCCAG GTACCCGCAAGATGGAGTACAAGGGCAGCAGCTGGCATGAGACCTGCTTCATCTGCCACCGCTGCCAGCAGCCAATTGGAACCAAGAGTTTCATCCCCAAAGACAATCAGAATTTCTGTGTGCCCTGCTATGAGAAACAACATGCCATGCAGTGCGTTCAGTGCAAAAAG CCCATCACCACGGGAGGGGTCACTTACCGGGAGCAGCCCTGGCACAAGGAGTGCTTCGTGTGCACCGCCTGCAGGAAGCAGCTGTCTGGGCAGCGCTTCACGGCTCGCGATGACTTTGCCTACTGCCTGAACTGCTTCTGCGACTTGTATGCCAAGAAGTGTGCTGGGTGCACCAACCCCATCAGCG GACTTGGTGGCACAAAATACATCTCCTTTGAGGAACGGCAGTGGCATAACGACTGCTTTAACTGTAAGAAGTGCTCCCTCTCACTGGTGGGGCGTGGCTTCCTCACAGAGAGGGACGACATCCTGTGCCCTGACTGTGGGAAAGACATCTGA
- the FHL2 gene encoding four and a half LIM domains protein 2 isoform X1, with protein sequence MTERFDCHHCNESLFGKKYVLREESPYCVVCFETLFANTCEECGKPIGCDCKDLSYKDRHWHEACFHCSQCRNSLVDKPFAAKEDQLLCTDCYSNEYSSKCQECKKTIMPGTRKMEYKGSSWHETCFICHRCQQPIGTKSFIPKDNQNFCVPCYEKQHAMQCVQCKKPITTGGVTYREQPWHKECFVCTACRKQLSGQRFTARDDFAYCLNCFCDLYAKKCAGCTNPISGLGGTKYISFEERQWHNDCFNCKKCSLSLVGRGFLTERDDILCPDCGKDI encoded by the exons ATGACTGAGCGCTTTGACTGCCACCACTGCAACGAATCTCTCTTTGGCAAGAAGTACGTCCTGCGGGAGGAGAGCCCCTACTGCGTGGTGTGCTTTGAGACCCTGTTCGCCAACACCTGCGAGGAGTGTGGGAAGCCCATCGGCTGTGACTGCAAG GACTTGTCTTACAAGGACCGACACTGGCATGAAGCCTGTTTCCACTGCTCGCAGTGCAGAAACTCACTGGTGGACAAGCCCTTTGCTGCCAAGGAGGACCAGCTGCTCTGTACAGACTGCTATTCCAACGAGTACTCATCCAAGTGCCAGGAATGCAAGAAGACCATCATGCCAG GTACCCGCAAGATGGAGTACAAGGGCAGCAGCTGGCATGAGACCTGCTTCATCTGCCACCGCTGCCAGCAGCCAATTGGAACCAAGAGTTTCATCCCCAAAGACAATCAGAATTTCTGTGTGCCCTGCTATGAGAAACAACATGCCATGCAGTGCGTTCAGTGCAAAAAG CCCATCACCACGGGAGGGGTCACTTACCGGGAGCAGCCCTGGCACAAGGAGTGCTTCGTGTGCACCGCCTGCAGGAAGCAGCTGTCTGGGCAGCGCTTCACGGCTCGCGATGACTTTGCCTACTGCCTGAACTGCTTCTGCGACTTGTATGCCAAGAAGTGTGCTGGGTGCACCAACCCCATCAGCG GACTTGGTGGCACAAAATACATCTCCTTTGAGGAACGGCAGTGGCATAACGACTGCTTTAACTGTAAGAAGTGCTCCCTCTCACTGGTGGGGCGTGGCTTCCTCACAGAGAGGGACGACATCCTGTGCCCTGACTGTGGGAAAGACATCTGA